From Vicinamibacterales bacterium, a single genomic window includes:
- the xylA gene encoding xylose isomerase — protein sequence MHDDLYAPRPEHKFSFGLWTVGNRGRDPFGDAVRPPVKPNDLVRLLAEVGAWGVNLHDNDLVPIDASSIDRDRIVRDFKKTCINQGVVTSMVSANLFFDPVFRDGAFSSNDPAVRAYALQKTLRAMDLGAELGAKTYVMWGGREGTETDTCRRPDEAIARLRDAINYVCEYNLANKYGYRIALEAKPNEPRGDTYFPTTGAYLGFINSLAHADMVGVNPEVAHEHMAGLNITHAVAQAWEAGKLFHIDLNDQVIGRYDQDFRFASANPKAAFFLVKFLEDVGYDNPRHFDAHAYRTEDNEGVKDFALGCIRNYLILKDKALCWNGDTEIQEILAEISSPRPGVPIVEKYRKSHAKELLGYDFDRAQIGMRRLPYERLDQLTMDILLGVRGR from the coding sequence ATGCATGACGACCTCTACGCACCTCGCCCAGAACATAAATTCTCTTTCGGATTGTGGACTGTAGGTAATCGTGGACGGGACCCGTTTGGTGACGCAGTGCGGCCTCCAGTTAAGCCTAACGATTTAGTCCGTTTGCTAGCTGAAGTCGGAGCCTGGGGCGTCAACTTACACGACAACGACCTGGTGCCAATTGATGCCTCCTCTATCGATCGCGATCGGATCGTCAGGGACTTCAAGAAAACCTGCATTAACCAGGGTGTTGTCACATCCATGGTCAGCGCTAATTTATTTTTCGATCCGGTTTTTCGAGATGGTGCCTTTTCGTCCAATGACCCCGCCGTGCGCGCCTATGCGTTGCAGAAAACTCTCCGCGCAATGGACCTTGGAGCTGAGCTTGGTGCGAAGACCTACGTCATGTGGGGCGGCCGGGAGGGGACAGAAACCGATACCTGCCGACGGCCAGATGAGGCAATCGCGCGCCTGCGTGATGCGATTAACTATGTGTGTGAGTACAACCTCGCGAACAAATACGGTTACCGTATCGCGCTTGAAGCGAAACCGAACGAACCACGCGGCGACACTTACTTCCCTACAACCGGTGCCTATCTTGGCTTTATTAATTCACTCGCACACGCCGACATGGTCGGAGTCAACCCTGAGGTGGCCCACGAGCATATGGCTGGACTCAACATCACGCACGCCGTCGCACAAGCCTGGGAGGCCGGAAAACTCTTTCACATTGACCTCAACGATCAAGTCATTGGGCGTTACGACCAGGACTTTCGCTTTGCTTCAGCGAACCCCAAAGCAGCGTTTTTCCTTGTAAAGTTCCTCGAAGATGTCGGCTACGACAACCCGCGTCATTTCGATGCCCATGCTTACCGCACCGAGGACAACGAGGGCGTCAAGGACTTTGCCCTTGGTTGTATACGGAACTATCTCATTTTGAAAGATAAAGCACTTTGTTGGAACGGTGACACCGAGATTCAAGAAATCCTTGCGGAAATCTCTTCACCCCGACCCGGTGTTCCAATAGTCGAAAAGTACCGGAAGTCGCACGCCAAGGAACTTCTTGGCTACGACTTCGACCGAGCCCAAATCGGTATGCGTCGACTACCATACGAGCGACTTGATCAGTTGACCATGGACATCTTGCTGGGCGTAAGGGGTCGGTGA
- the xylB gene encoding xylulokinase, producing the protein MALLGIDVGTSGSRALLIDETGSVIASATEEHEDFTSPQPGWAEQSPDDWWRATQIAVRAALTNASCSSADIRGIGLSGQMHGSVLLGVDDSIVRPALIWCDLRTETECQWLNEQVGRERLIELTSNPALTGFTLPKLLWVRTHEPKLWNKVRSVLLPKDYVRFKLTGERATDMADASGTLLLDVARRQWSAEMLKVTNLDFKMLPSVHEGPEITGQVTPRLADKLGLTAGTPVVAGGGDQSAGAVGMGVVKPGAVSATIGTSGVVFAATDQPALDPEGRVHTFCHAVPNRWHTMGVTQAAGLSLSWFKSRFGAGEDDGRDPYDRLADEAATAPTGSDGVLWAPYLMGERTPHLDSNARGALVGLTATHTRAHVVRAILEGVAFSLQDSFTILETMKVPVHEIRLGGGGARSALWRKIQANVYRQQVTTLATEEGAAYGAALLAGVGTGVWSSVDEACDTTVTIATRTDPTDVDVELLARQYARYRTLYPALKTIPEFTKQF; encoded by the coding sequence ATGGCACTTCTTGGCATCGATGTCGGTACCAGTGGAAGCCGTGCACTCCTTATAGACGAGACCGGGTCGGTCATCGCCTCGGCAACCGAAGAGCACGAGGACTTCACTTCACCGCAGCCTGGGTGGGCTGAGCAATCCCCCGATGATTGGTGGCGCGCCACCCAGATAGCCGTGCGCGCAGCACTAACCAATGCGTCGTGTTCGAGCGCCGACATCCGAGGCATCGGCCTATCGGGACAAATGCACGGTTCAGTTCTCCTCGGTGTTGACGACAGCATCGTTCGGCCTGCGCTCATCTGGTGCGACCTACGCACCGAGACCGAATGTCAATGGCTTAACGAGCAGGTGGGTCGTGAGCGCCTGATCGAACTAACGTCGAATCCCGCGTTGACCGGTTTCACGTTGCCGAAGCTCCTCTGGGTCCGGACCCATGAACCGAAGCTGTGGAACAAGGTGCGGTCCGTTCTGTTACCCAAGGATTACGTCCGTTTCAAATTAACTGGTGAGCGAGCAACCGATATGGCCGATGCTTCGGGCACACTCCTTCTTGATGTAGCGCGCCGACAATGGTCTGCGGAAATGCTCAAAGTAACGAATCTCGATTTTAAGATGTTGCCATCCGTTCACGAAGGCCCGGAAATCACAGGTCAGGTCACTCCCCGGCTCGCAGACAAGCTTGGCCTCACAGCAGGTACGCCGGTGGTGGCTGGCGGCGGCGACCAGTCGGCTGGTGCGGTTGGCATGGGGGTCGTGAAGCCGGGTGCCGTAAGTGCGACGATCGGCACCTCGGGGGTGGTGTTCGCGGCGACCGACCAACCCGCTCTAGACCCAGAAGGACGGGTCCACACTTTCTGCCACGCCGTTCCCAACCGCTGGCACACTATGGGCGTAACACAGGCAGCTGGACTCTCACTCAGCTGGTTCAAGAGCCGGTTCGGTGCAGGTGAAGACGATGGTCGTGACCCTTACGACCGTCTCGCCGACGAAGCCGCGACAGCTCCAACAGGTAGCGATGGCGTTCTCTGGGCACCGTATCTAATGGGTGAACGGACGCCTCATCTCGACTCTAATGCTCGTGGCGCGCTGGTGGGCCTTACGGCAACGCATACGCGTGCCCATGTTGTACGCGCCATTCTGGAAGGCGTTGCGTTCAGTCTCCAGGACTCCTTCACAATTCTTGAAACTATGAAAGTGCCGGTTCACGAGATACGACTGGGTGGTGGTGGTGCGCGGTCAGCACTCTGGCGAAAGATTCAGGCTAACGTTTACCGCCAACAGGTAACAACGCTCGCCACAGAAGAGGGCGCAGCATATGGAGCAGCGCTCTTGGCCGGCGTTGGTACCGGCGTATGGTCTTCCGTCGACGAGGCGTGTGACACCACCGTGACCATAGCCACTCGCACAGACCCAACCGACGTCGACGTCGAACTCCTAGCACGTCAGTACGCACGATATCGAACACTGTATCCGGCGCTCAAAACAATTCCCGAGTTTACAAAGCAATTTTGA